From the Hevea brasiliensis isolate MT/VB/25A 57/8 chromosome 15, ASM3005281v1, whole genome shotgun sequence genome, one window contains:
- the LOC110648528 gene encoding SUPPRESSOR OF GAMMA RESPONSE 1, producing the protein MARAWLIDSRTIARKVRNPARASTYQIKDYGANCECPNCHHFIDNSDVSHDWPGLPAGVKFDPSDAEILEHLAAKCGVGDSKPQAFIDEFIPTLVDDKGICYTHPENLPGAKKDGSSVHFFHRTINAYATGQRKRRKVHNGQGSNEDHVRWHKTGKTKSVMENGVQKGCKKIMVLYKSAKKGSKPDKSNWVMHQYHLGTDEDEKDGEYVVSKIFYQQPKQTDMNDDGLTVEDSDILALHASPRTPITNPPNPPRHKKSDTFDDAADEMVFQFSVREEDIIKRAPDVPAPSVHPEDDVGCHAWLAGESQAVENPDFSGINDSLLCEEIFDSSSLFLNGSALNNVSYSGIAHSTNQVTGNNDNNKNNNNAPCGIADLENLDLDTPPDLQLADLQFSSQDLQFSSQDSILGWIDRL; encoded by the exons GTGAGAAATCCCGCTCGAGCTTCTACTTATCAAATCAAAGACTATGGAGCGAATTGTGAATGCCCAAATTGCCATCATTTCATAGATAACAGTGAT GTTTCTCATGATTGGCCTGGTCTTCCTGCTGGTGTAAAGTTTGATCCATCAGATGCAGAGATTTTAGAACATTTAGCTGCTAAATGTGGTGTTGGAGACTCAAAACCGCAAGCATTCATAGATGAATTCATTCCTACATTGGTTGACGACAAAGGGATTTGCTATACCCACCCTGAAAACCTTCCTG GTGCTAAGAAAGATGGAAGCAGTGTCCATTTTTTTCACAGAACGATCAATGCTTATGCTACTGGTCAAAGGAAGCGTCGCAAGGTCCACAATGGGCAAGGTTCAAATGAGGATCATGTCCGCTGGCACAAGACAGGCAAGACTAAATCTGTGATGGAAAATGGAGTACAGAAAGGCTGCAAGAAAATCATGGTTCTTTATAAAAGCGCAAAGAAGGGGTCCAAGCCTGATAAATCCAATTGGGTAATGCATCAATATCATCTGGGCACTGATGAAGATGAAAAAGACGGTGAATATGTGGTTTCCAAAATTTTCTACCAACAGCCGAAGCAAACTGACATGAATGATGATGGTCTTACTGTTGAAGATTCTGATATTTTGGCACTTCATGCTAGTCCAAGGACCCCCATTACAAATCCTCCCAATCCACCACGGCATAAGAAATCTGATACATTTGATGATGCTGCTGATGAAATGGTATTTCAGTTCTCTGTCCGG GAAGAAGACATTATTAAAAGAGCACCCGATGTCCCTGCACCTAGTGTTCATCCTGAGGATGATGTGGGATGCCATGCATGGTTGGCTGGCGAATCTCAGGCTGTGGAAAACCCTGATTTTAGTGGCATCAATGATTCTTTGTTGTGCGAAGAAATTTTCGATTCTTCTTCGCTTTTCCTTAATGGTTCAGCACTAAATAACGTCTCATACAGTGGCATTGCTCACAGTACAAATCAAGTGACtggaaataatgataataataagaaTAACAATAATGCACCTTGTGGAATTGCTGACCTCGAGAACCTGGATCTGGACACTCCACCAGATTTACAGCTTGCT GATCTGCAGTTCAGTTCTCAGGATCTGCAGTTTAGTTCTCAGGATAGTATTCTAGGTTGGATTGATCGATTATGA